The proteins below come from a single Burkholderia sp. FERM BP-3421 genomic window:
- the pgeF gene encoding peptidoglycan editing factor PgeF gives MTMLPALTPADCLQPDWQAPPRVRALVSTRAGGVSLPPYGRWQEGIALPGGLNLGLHTGDDPAHVEANRARLLALTGQPRAAWLEQVHGVEIVRADAALAAAPDAPPPHADASVTDTPGVVCVVMVADCMPVLLCDDAGRAVGAAHAGWRGLVSGVIERTAQRVAALAGVPPERLHAYLGPAIGPTAFEVGQEVRAAFLEAAPLAEHTATARAFVAHDAAHDKYFAHLAALARLRLARLGVTQVSGGDLCTVTARERFYSYRRDRVTGRMAALIWLAD, from the coding sequence ATGACGATGTTGCCCGCGCTGACGCCCGCCGATTGCCTGCAGCCCGACTGGCAGGCGCCGCCGCGCGTGCGCGCGCTGGTGTCGACCCGCGCGGGCGGCGTGAGCCTGCCGCCGTACGGCCGCTGGCAGGAGGGCATCGCGCTGCCGGGCGGCCTGAACCTGGGCCTGCACACCGGCGACGATCCCGCGCACGTCGAGGCGAACCGCGCGCGGCTTCTCGCGCTGACCGGCCAGCCGCGCGCCGCGTGGCTCGAGCAGGTGCACGGCGTCGAGATCGTGCGGGCCGATGCGGCGCTGGCCGCCGCGCCCGATGCGCCGCCGCCGCACGCCGATGCGAGCGTGACCGACACGCCGGGCGTCGTGTGCGTCGTGATGGTGGCCGATTGCATGCCGGTGCTGCTGTGCGACGACGCGGGGCGGGCGGTGGGCGCCGCGCACGCGGGCTGGCGCGGGCTCGTGTCGGGCGTCATCGAGCGCACCGCGCAGCGCGTCGCCGCGCTCGCGGGCGTGCCGCCCGAGCGCCTGCATGCCTACCTCGGCCCGGCGATCGGGCCGACGGCATTCGAGGTCGGGCAGGAGGTGCGCGCGGCATTTCTCGAGGCCGCGCCGCTCGCCGAGCACACGGCCACCGCGCGCGCGTTCGTCGCGCATGACGCGGCGCACGACAAATATTTCGCGCATCTCGCGGCGCTCGCGCGCCTGCGCCTCGCCCGCCTCGGCGTGACGCAGGTGAGCGGCGGCGATCTCTGCACGGTGACGGCGCGCGAGCGCTTCTACTCGTACCGTCGCGACCGCGTGACGGGCCGCATGGCGGCGCTGATCTGGCTCGCGGATTGA
- a CDS encoding 3-ketoacyl-ACP reductase, whose translation MSQRIAYVTGGMGGIGTSICQRLHKDGFRVVAGCGPSSPRRTKWIEDQKALGFDFVASEGNVGDWDSTKQAFDKVKAEVGEVDVLVNNAGITRDVVFRKMTHEDWTAVIDTNLTSLFNVTKQVIDGMVERGWGRIINISSVNGQKGQFGQTNYSTAKAGIHGFTMSLAQEVATKGVTVNTVSPGYIGTDMVKAIRPDVLEKIVATIPVRRLGSPDEIGSIVAWLASEESGFSTGADFSLNGGLHMG comes from the coding sequence ATGTCTCAGCGAATTGCTTACGTAACGGGCGGGATGGGCGGCATCGGCACCAGCATCTGCCAGCGCCTCCACAAGGATGGCTTCAGGGTGGTCGCGGGCTGCGGCCCGAGTTCGCCGCGGCGTACGAAGTGGATCGAGGACCAGAAAGCGCTGGGCTTCGATTTCGTGGCATCCGAGGGCAACGTCGGCGACTGGGACTCCACCAAGCAGGCGTTCGACAAGGTCAAGGCCGAGGTCGGCGAGGTCGACGTGCTGGTCAACAACGCCGGCATCACGCGCGACGTCGTGTTCCGCAAGATGACGCACGAGGATTGGACGGCCGTGATCGACACGAACCTCACGAGCCTCTTCAACGTCACGAAGCAGGTGATCGACGGCATGGTCGAGCGCGGCTGGGGGCGGATCATCAACATCTCGTCGGTGAACGGCCAGAAGGGTCAGTTCGGTCAGACCAACTACTCGACCGCGAAGGCCGGCATCCACGGCTTCACGATGTCGCTCGCGCAGGAAGTGGCGACGAAGGGCGTGACCGTCAACACGGTGTCGCCGGGCTATATCGGCACGGACATGGTGAAGGCGATCCGCCCGGACGTGCTCGAGAAGATCGTCGCGACGATTCCGGTGCGGCGGCTCGGTTCGCCCGACGAGATCGGCTCGATCGTCGCGTGGCTGGCGTCCGAGGAGTCCGGGTTCTCGACCGGCGCCGATTTCTCGCTGAACGGCGGCTTGCATATGGGCTGA
- a CDS encoding acetyl-CoA C-acetyltransferase encodes MTDVVIVSAARTAVGKFGGSLAKIAAPELGAAVIKAVLERGGVKPEQVSEVILGQVLTAASGQNPARQAVIKAGLPTAVPAMTINKVCGSGLKAVMLAANAIISGDAEIVIAGGQENMSAAPHVLPGSRDGFRMGDAKLVDSMIVDGLWDVYNQYHMGITAENVAKEYGISRAEQDAFAALSQNKAEAAQKAGRFDDEIVPVEIPQRKGEPVRFATDEFVRHGVTAESLAGLKPAFAKDGTVTAANASGLNDGAAAVLVMSAKKAEALGLKPLARIKAFANAGVDPSVMGIGPVPASLRCLERAGWTPGDLDLMEINEAFAAQALAVNQQMGWDTSKINVNGGAIAIGHPIGASGCRILVTLLYEMQKRDAKRGLASLCIGGGMGVALAVERP; translated from the coding sequence ATGACTGACGTAGTGATCGTATCGGCCGCGCGCACCGCGGTCGGCAAGTTCGGCGGTTCGCTCGCGAAGATCGCGGCGCCCGAGTTGGGCGCCGCGGTGATCAAGGCGGTCCTGGAACGCGGCGGCGTGAAGCCGGAGCAGGTCAGCGAAGTGATCCTCGGCCAGGTGCTGACCGCGGCGTCGGGCCAGAATCCGGCACGGCAGGCGGTGATCAAGGCCGGCCTGCCGACCGCGGTGCCCGCGATGACGATCAACAAGGTCTGCGGCTCCGGCCTGAAGGCCGTGATGCTCGCGGCGAACGCGATCATCTCGGGGGATGCCGAGATCGTGATCGCCGGCGGCCAGGAAAACATGAGCGCGGCGCCGCACGTGCTGCCGGGTTCGCGCGACGGCTTCCGGATGGGCGACGCGAAGCTCGTCGACAGCATGATCGTCGACGGCCTGTGGGACGTCTACAACCAGTACCACATGGGCATCACCGCGGAAAACGTCGCGAAGGAGTACGGCATCAGCCGCGCGGAACAAGATGCGTTCGCCGCGCTGTCGCAGAACAAGGCGGAGGCCGCGCAGAAGGCGGGCCGCTTCGACGACGAGATCGTGCCGGTCGAGATTCCCCAGCGCAAGGGCGAGCCGGTGCGCTTCGCGACCGACGAGTTCGTGCGCCACGGCGTGACGGCGGAATCGCTCGCGGGCCTCAAGCCGGCGTTCGCGAAGGACGGCACGGTGACGGCCGCGAATGCGTCCGGCCTCAACGACGGCGCGGCCGCCGTGCTCGTGATGTCGGCGAAGAAGGCCGAGGCGCTGGGCCTCAAGCCGCTCGCGCGGATCAAGGCGTTCGCGAACGCGGGCGTTGATCCGAGCGTGATGGGGATCGGCCCCGTGCCGGCGTCGCTGCGCTGCCTGGAGCGCGCGGGCTGGACGCCCGGCGATCTGGACCTGATGGAAATCAACGAGGCGTTCGCCGCGCAGGCGCTGGCGGTGAACCAGCAGATGGGCTGGGATACCTCGAAGATCAATGTGAACGGCGGCGCGATCGCGATTGGCCATCCGATCGGCGCATCCGGTTGCCGGATTCTCGTGACGCTGTTGTACGAAATGCAGAAGCGCGATGCGAAACGGGGTCTTGCATCGCTGTGCATCGGCGGCGGGATGGGTGTTGCGCTGGCCGTCGAGCGTCCGTGA
- the phaC gene encoding class I poly(R)-hydroxyalkanoic acid synthase, whose translation MQQIFETWLGAWARAAESGRAASGAAAGPSPFGAAAFPFAPPAPADWAGATGPLAAFKLPVATIPPARLQQLQTDYSQECAALIRQSTATTLEAPELKDRRFSADAWKASPAHAFAAAWYLLNARYLQALADAVETDAKTRERIRFAVQQWTAATSPSNFLALNPDVQKNLLDTQGESLRLGMMNLLGDLQRGKISQTDESQFVVGRNLATTEGAVVFENDLIQLIQYKPQTPTVFERPLLIVPPCINKYYILDLQPENSLVAHALSSGHPVYLVSWRNADASVAHKTWDDYIDEGMLTAIDVVREISGREQINALGFCVGGTMLATALAVFAARGEHPVASMTLLTAMLDFSDTGVLDVFVDEAHVQMREQTIGGKHGGKPGLMLGVEFANTFSFLRPNDLVWNYVVDNYLKGRTPAPFDLLYWNGDSTSLPGPMYAWYLRHTYLENQLREPGALTVCGEPVDLSRIDVPTFIYGSREDHIVPWPTAYASTSLLTGPLKFVLGASGHIAGVINPPAKNKRSYWTHDAEARALPATADEWFDGATEHPGSWWPTWIDWLDPFGGRKVKARTQLGSARHPVVEPAPGRYVLQRN comes from the coding sequence ATGCAGCAGATCTTCGAGACGTGGCTGGGCGCTTGGGCGCGCGCCGCCGAGAGCGGGCGCGCCGCATCCGGCGCCGCTGCCGGGCCGTCGCCGTTCGGCGCCGCCGCGTTTCCGTTCGCGCCGCCGGCCCCCGCCGACTGGGCGGGCGCGACCGGGCCGCTCGCGGCGTTCAAGCTGCCGGTCGCCACGATTCCGCCCGCGCGCCTGCAGCAGCTGCAGACCGATTACTCACAGGAATGCGCGGCGCTGATCCGCCAGTCCACGGCGACGACGCTCGAAGCGCCCGAGCTGAAGGACCGCCGGTTCAGCGCGGATGCCTGGAAGGCGTCGCCCGCGCACGCGTTCGCGGCGGCCTGGTATCTGCTGAACGCGCGCTACCTGCAGGCGCTGGCCGATGCGGTCGAGACCGATGCGAAGACGCGCGAGCGGATCCGCTTCGCGGTGCAGCAATGGACGGCCGCGACCTCGCCGAGCAATTTCCTCGCGCTCAATCCCGACGTGCAGAAGAACCTGCTCGACACGCAGGGGGAGAGCCTGCGCCTCGGCATGATGAATCTGCTCGGCGATTTGCAGCGCGGCAAGATTTCGCAGACGGACGAGTCGCAATTCGTGGTCGGCCGCAATCTCGCCACGACCGAGGGCGCGGTCGTGTTCGAGAACGACCTGATCCAGCTGATCCAGTACAAGCCGCAGACGCCGACCGTGTTCGAGCGGCCGCTCCTGATCGTGCCGCCTTGCATCAACAAGTACTACATCCTCGATCTGCAGCCCGAGAATTCGCTGGTTGCGCACGCGCTCTCCAGCGGCCATCCGGTCTACCTGGTGTCGTGGCGCAACGCGGACGCCTCGGTGGCGCACAAGACCTGGGACGACTACATCGACGAAGGGATGCTCACCGCGATCGACGTGGTCCGCGAGATCAGCGGCCGCGAGCAGATCAACGCGCTCGGCTTCTGCGTCGGCGGCACGATGCTGGCAACCGCGCTCGCGGTGTTCGCCGCGCGCGGCGAACACCCGGTCGCCTCGATGACGCTCCTGACCGCGATGCTCGATTTCAGCGACACGGGCGTGCTCGACGTGTTCGTCGACGAGGCGCACGTGCAGATGCGCGAGCAGACCATCGGCGGCAAGCATGGCGGCAAGCCCGGGCTGATGCTCGGCGTCGAGTTCGCGAACACGTTCTCGTTCCTGCGCCCGAACGATCTCGTTTGGAACTACGTCGTCGACAACTATCTGAAGGGGCGCACGCCGGCGCCGTTCGACCTGCTGTACTGGAACGGCGACTCGACGAGCCTGCCGGGGCCGATGTACGCGTGGTATCTGCGCCATACCTATCTCGAGAACCAGCTGCGCGAGCCGGGCGCGCTGACGGTGTGCGGCGAGCCGGTGGACCTGTCGCGCATCGACGTGCCGACCTTCATCTACGGCTCGCGCGAGGATCACATCGTGCCGTGGCCGACCGCGTACGCGTCGACCTCGCTGCTGACGGGGCCGCTCAAGTTCGTGCTCGGCGCATCGGGCCACATCGCGGGCGTGATCAACCCGCCTGCGAAGAACAAGCGCAGCTATTGGACTCATGACGCGGAGGCGCGCGCCTTGCCGGCCACGGCCGACGAATGGTTCGACGGCGCGACCGAGCATCCGGGCAGCTGGTGGCCCACCTGGATCGACTGGCTCGATCCGTTCGGCGGCCGCAAGGTGAAGGCGCGCACCCAATTGGGCTCGGCGCGCCACCCGGTCGTCGAGCCGGCGCCGGGTCGGTACGTACTGCAGCGGAATTGA